One genomic region from Bos javanicus breed banteng chromosome 14, ARS-OSU_banteng_1.0, whole genome shotgun sequence encodes:
- the RPS20 gene encoding small ribosomal subunit protein uS10 has product MAFKDTGKTPVEPEVAIHRIRITLTSRNVKSLEKVCADLIRGAKEKNLKVKGPVRMPTKTLRITTRKTPCGEGSKTWDRFQMRIHKRLIDLHSPSEIVKQITSISIEPGVEVEVTIADA; this is encoded by the exons ATG GCCTTTAAAGACACCGGCAAGACTCCCGTGGAGCCAGAGGTGGCCATTCACCGGATTAGGATCACCCTCACCAGCCGCAACGTGAAGTCTCTGGAGAAGG TGTGTGCTGACCTGATCAGAGGCGcgaaggaaaagaatctaaaagtgaAAGGACCAGTTCGGATGCCTACCAAG ACTCTGAGAATAACTACGAGGAAAACTCCTTGTGGTGAAGGTTCTAAGACTTGGGATCGATTCCAAATGAGGATCCACAAGCGACTCATTGACCTGCACAGTCCTtctgaaattgtcaagcagatcactTCCATCAGTATTGAGCCGGGAGTCGAGGTGGAAGTCACCATTGCCGATGCCTAA